A DNA window from Arachis duranensis cultivar V14167 chromosome 3, aradu.V14167.gnm2.J7QH, whole genome shotgun sequence contains the following coding sequences:
- the LOC107478209 gene encoding leucine-rich repeat extensin-like protein 4 yields the protein MGLLSSSYSSSFTTFALFLFLVQLSCFFNNLNAKHSVANSHNRRGHHHHHNTQNPPLNPRLDLAFLALQAWKSVIYSDPKNFTANWVGPRVCNYTGVYCAPSQDDPKVTVVAGIDLNHGDIAGFLPAELGLLSDLALLHLNSNRFCGILPRTLSNLSLLHELDLSNNRFVGPFPTVVLSLPSLRYLDIRFNEFEGSLPVDLFNKTFDAIFLNNNRLSSSIPRSFGRISASVLVFANNRFGGCLPESIVNLAETLEELVMINTSLQGCLPQQVGFLYKLRVFDVSFNKIVGPIPYSLAGLSHLEQLNLAHNMMTGIVPMGVCELPNLANFTFSYNFFCEEEGICRNVTSKRTVFDDRRNCLPEKPLQRSKKECNAVNQNPVDCIKLCCTTEGGFGNNVTSSSSMPTMPISAPPFIAPSHP from the coding sequence ATGGGTTTGCTTtcatcttcttattcttcttctttcaccACTTTTGCTCTATTCCTCTTTCTTGTACAATTATCTTGCTTCTTCAATAACCTTAATGCAAAGCATAGTGTGGCCAATAGTCACAACAGGCGTGGCCACCATCACCACCACAACACCCAGAATCCCCCATTGAATCCGAGGCTTGATCTCGCCTTTCTTGCGCTGCAAGCATGGAAGAGTGTCATCTATTCCGACCCAAAAAACTTCACTGCCAATTGGGTAGGTCCTAGAGTTTGCAATTACACAGGTGTGTATTGTGCTCCATCACAAGATGACCCTAAAGTGACAGTTGTAGCAGGCATTGACCTTAACCACGGCGACATAGCCGGCTTCCTACCGGCGGAATTAGGCCTGCTTTCAGACCTTGCTCTGCTCCATCTCAACAGCAACCGCTTCTGCGGCATCCTCCCAAGAACACTAAGCAACCTCAGCCTCCTTCACGAGCTTGATCTTAGCAACAACAGATTTGTTGGACCTTTTCCAACGGttgttctttcccttccttccCTCAGATACCTTGACATTCGGTTCAACGAATTCGAAGGCTCATTGCCTGTTGATCTCTTTAACAAAACCTTTGATGCAATATTTCTCAATAACAACCGTCTTAGCAGTTCCATCCCACGAAGCTTCGGCCGAATCTCGGCCTCTGTCCTGGTTTTTGCCAACAACAGATTCGGAGGCTGTCTTCCAGAAAGCATAGTGAACTTAGCTGAAACACTGGAAGAGCTTGTCATGATCAACACCAGTTTACAAGGTTGTCTGCCACAGCAAGTTGGATTTCTCTACAAATTAAGAGTATTTGATGTTAGTTTCAACAAAATTGTTGGCCCAATTCCTTATAGCCTTGCAGGGCTTTCTCATTTGGAGCAGCTCAATTTGGCACACAATATGATGACCGGCATAGTCCCTATGGGAGTTTGTGAGCTTCCCAACTTGGCGAATTTCACATTTTCTTATAACTTCTTCTGCGAGGAAGAGGGAATTTGCCGGAACGTGACATCTAAAAGAACTGTCTTTGATGATCGCCGCAACTGTTTGCCAGAGAAGCCGCTACAGAGGAGCAAGAAGGAGTGCAATGCTGTAAATCAGAACCCTGTTGATTGCATAAAACTTTGTTGTACCACAGAAGGTGGTTTTGGAAACAATGTCACAAGTTCTAGCTCAATGCCAACAATGCCTATTTCTGCACCTCCTTTTATTGCACCAAGCCACCCATGA
- the LOC107478105 gene encoding snRNA-activating protein complex subunit, with protein sequence MDLIESSVPEALDCDLSIPRGGPIYVPNMVSPSTTVPQFENSIISELQNLEAELSQDATRISDDDVSVDDLKIFTEDELMDMSLKEVFEGMENNENRPPPSDQSKVGGNEKRSRKKRKGTNTPILESGCIEKVEQVVRIKQRQEEDKESARLHSFNPACKINETLKPGRNERMRSLRSTNYTKKVSAADLQQHIPVTFPEVLLSVEVYHNVRQCVKTQELLVLGKQPLTDLRDKIHCSMDQVMQKAGQYDPSGYFLIEDVFYTDLRDPSAINYAKPILDWLRNSKEEVQKKWEYIISGRLHQKHKAIMGEVSASNLPRFASVEMQKIRFCDLLFRLGAGYLYCHQGDCTHTLVIRDMRLFHTDDVHNRTVYPIVTFQLKTVFKKCSACKIFRATKVTADDKWTPQNPCYFCDECFSLLHFNDDGLPYYNSFLEYDYNHD encoded by the exons ATGGATTTGATAGAATCTTCAGTTCCAGAAGCACTAGATTGTGATCTCTCAATTCCAAGGGGTGGACCCATTTATGTTCCCAATATGGTCAGCCCCTCCACAACGGTTCCTCAGTTTGAAAACTCTATAATTTCTGAACTTcag AATCTAGAGGCTGAATTATCACAAGATGCCACCCGAATCTCTGATGATGATGTCTC GGTTGATGATCTTAAAATATTTACAGAGGACGAGCTAATGGATATGTCTTTGAAGGAAGTATTTGAG GGTATGGAGAACAATGAAAATCGTCCACCACCTTCAGACCAATCCAAAGTGGG GGGTAATGAAAAGAGGTCAAGGAAAAAACGGAAAGGAACAAATACTCCTATTCTTGAG AGTGGTTGTATAGAAAAGGTGGAGCAAGTTGTGAGAATCAAACAAAGGCAAGAAGAAGACAAGGAATCAGCAAGACTTCATTCATTTAA TCCTGCTTGCAAGATCAATGAAACCCTCAAAccaggcaggaacgaaaggaTGAGATCACTTAGGTCCACAAATTATACCAAAAAG GTCAGTGCAGCAGATCTTCAACAACACATACCTGTGACATTTCCTGAAGTTCTTCTATCCGTGGAGGTTTACCATAATGTTCGACAGTGTGTCAAG ACCCAAGAGTTGTTAGTTCTTGGAAAGCAGCCTTTAACTGATTTAAGGGACAAGATCCATTGCTCAATGGACCAGGTGATGCAAAAAGCTGGGCAGTATGATCCTTCTGGATATTTTCTCATTGAA GATGTATTTTACACTGATTTGAGAGACCCATCTGCTATTAATTATGCTAAACCTATACTGGATTGGCTCCGAAACTCAAAGGAGGAGGTGCAAAAAAAATGGGAATATATTATAAGTGGCAGACTACACCAGAAACATAAAGCAATTATGGGTGAAGTATCTGCATCAAACTTGCCTCGCTTTGCATCGGTTGAGATGCAAAAGATACGTTTTTGTGACTTACTATTTCGACTTGGTGCTGGATACCTCTATTGTCACCag GGCGATTGCACGCATACCTTAGTGATTCGAGATATGAGGTTATTTCATACCGATGATGTGCATAATCGGACGGTTTATCCAATAGTCACCTTTCAACTGAAAACGGTTTTTAAGAAATGCAGTGCTTGCAAAATATTCAGAGCTACAAAAGTAACAGCCGATGACAAATGGACACCACAAAACCCTTGTTACTTTTGTGATGAATGTTTTTCGCTCCTCCACTTCAACGACGATGGCTTGCCATATTATAACAGCTTCCTAGAATATGATTATAATCACGATTAG